GTTTCTAACTTTCATTTCCCCGTTTATAGTCTCCTTGTGGGAGTTACAGCGAGTCAGTGGGATCAAAACCTGAAAAAACAACAGACTTGTTTAAAAGTGTACAAGCAACCGCAGAGGAACATGTCTGTACCACCTTGGACTGCTCCAGGGGCGTCTCTGCGCTCTCCCGGAATACCACACTGAAGGAGATGCCCTTGGGTTCCGAGGTGAAGGTCCAGGTAACGGTGGCGCCGGGCCAGCCTGTACTGATGGGGATGGTGCTGTAGCAGCTGGCCTTGATGAAAAGCTCCTGTGGCGTGTCGCCGAATATTGAGATGTCCTCCAGCGTGAAGGGAAATGCCAACCTAAAGCAGAGGGCATTAACACAATGCATATGTACAATCATGTCAGAATGGTTGAAGAGTCTAGGGATATATGAATTTGCCTCATGGGATTCATTTATGGAGCCATCTATTGTTGTCTGgtgaatgtttttctttacttgCAGCACAATGATACATCTTGTCATTGCTGAATTGTTTCATGCCATGAGATGCATTCAGTGCATAAAATCTGCTAAAACTATTTGGGCTTGTGTTTCACTTCACATGTCTCTCAAGTCTCACTTCCCATTTCAACGTAAATATTAACCAAAACTTCCTTTCCACGTCCAAACACGTGACAGACAGCACGTGAACGAGATACTGCAatgagtcaaaaaaaaaaataaaagtgaaaaatttACATGAGTTCTCCAGACTTGAGCAGGCAGATTTCTGCATCTTGCACAGCACCATCCCTATGGCCCTCTGTGGTGTCTTCTGATGGGACGTCTCCTGTCCTTGTGATGCTGCTGCTTCTGCATAGGATTAGGGGTCAAATAATATGCAGGTGCCCCAATACTTGTGTCCAAATAGTGCATTTGTAGGGCCTTCAAGTTGAAACCGCAATGTCTATAATGCTGTTTTTTAGAGAGCATTTAAAAAGTTGGTATTTAGCAAAAACACTAGAAGTGAACTCAACTGTGATACTTACTCCTGTGCTGCCTCCTGCTGTCTGTGTCCAGGAGTGCAGGCTGTAGAAAAAGCGCCACTAACATAGACTCCACTCACTTCCTCCTCTGTGATAATGTCAAACACACCATCCTCCACCTTGTCATCTGCTCCTGGAGAATACGCACAAAAACTCCAAACATGTCAGAAATGTTCtaatctttgctgttttttatttaaattccaCCACACCTTCTGAAAAGTTAGTCACAGCTCTCAAAGGCTGCAACAGCCGGCTGAAGGCTGAGGCCGGCGTGATGGTCCTGGTGACGTCCTCCTGTAGGGGACGCTCAGCCTCTATGCCGTGCTGATTGCAGCAGTCCCTGCAGCAGAGCTCTTTGGCGCCGCCCTGCTGGTGGCTCCCTGCACTTAGCAGGCAATATTGGCAGAAGGGGAGGCTACAGAATCTGATCAGAAAAAAATAGTCATCAAAAATTAACTGATTGCAATGTCATTCATCAAGCACACCTAGGGGCAGGTAGCTTATTATACTGGAGACAGAAGTAGTTTTTAATAAGCTGTAATGTATAATTTTGTAGCTTGTCATATTAATTTCAGCAAGTAgcactttaaaaataatttttatgttttacaacACCAACACTGCTGCGGTACATTCAAGATGATTATTTTACTTAGTCATGTATGCTGAtgttaaaatatgcaaaaaaaattgtaacagcagagggagattttttttattttaatgttatcataACCGTGTTAAAAAAATTTCTTGTTGCTTGGTtgtttgaaataatttaaaactGTGGTTTTAAATCACCAAATAACAATTgaaattataattaaaaaaaacagtaaataagAACTTTGATCGAGTCTTGTATTGAGGCCGGAAAAATgtagttaattttcatttattgtgtgatgaattaatttattattgtcccaggcctagtgcacacgagacatttttttcctgaacaagaaaacaagaaacctcttttaatcttgcaagatcttgtgacacgagatcatGCGACACCCCAGTACACTGCATACTTAGTTCATGAGTGTatgaattttgacagtgtagtgacATGGGGAAGTCTGACTGAATGTGGTTGTATTGCTAGATGTGGTGCCTATCTGACCTGCAGGTGTATTTGCGGCGCCTCCAGCCGAAGGATGTGTGACAGCTCTGGCAGCAGTGGATGTCCCGTTCCGTGTCTTCATCATGCAGCTTTTTCTCCAACTCCACGGCATCCATTTTCTGCCACAGGTCGTCCATATTCCTGCAGAGAGGACCATTAAGTACATCATCACATGCAGCAATACAGGTGGTTGGCATGCTAATTGTGGCATTACAGCGATGAGAGGCTATCTGTATACCTGATGAGCTTCACAATCCTCTCCTCGACCGCAATGCAGTACAAATGGTCGACTTCGGAAGGCATCCTTGGGTCAAAGTTCTCTTTGTCCAGTGTGAGCATTCTCAGAGTGTTCCTCAGCTCCTGAGAGTCCAGCTGAACCCCCTCCATGTCCTCTTCACATCTAAACTCAAACACAGGTTGATTAGTGACAACAAAAtgggggagggaaaaaaaaaaaaataatgaagatGTCCATGAGGAATGATAAAACACTAAACAAGCATTTCCCCTCGATATACACGATTTTAAAGGCGCTTTAATTTGGACCGCAATGGATGCTTATACAAACAATATTTATCTCACCTTGATAAAGCCATTCTCAGATGGATTAGCACGTCTTTTTGCTGCTGGATAAGATTTTCTGACTGGGCCATCtggatgtttttctccacaagttgctggCGGGATCTTTGTGCCTCAGCCTAGCAACGGTAACATCACAGTGAGATGCTGGTTCTATGCAAATACCTCCTGTATGACCACCACAGTAGGTACACCCATATCTAAAGCAATCTGATTATAATAATGATCAGTGTTAATTAAAATGGCGTAAGAGGTATCATCCATCCTAACATTAAAAGTCCCCTATTAtacaaaagtaacattttaaagaTGTTCTAATGTACGATGTGTGTCAGCTTCTTTGCCGATTTATCGTGCCTGTACTTGAAAAGGCTCAGAAGATCGCAGAGGACGTTTTATCAACtcaactttctttgtttttatttcacatttcaacTTCAAGGATGCAGACCCTGAAATTGGACACAGCTACAGTATTAACACGTCAAGATGCACAATACACTAACCGAAAAACACTAAAAGTTATCAAAGACCTTGATGACGCTTATGAGGTTAATGATGCTACTAAAACATATCTTGATACTAGCATGACAAAAATGGTGCTACTGATACAAAGCTTTAATAACTTTGACGTTCGATATGAATAAGGTATGTGTACAGAAAGTAGTAGTAGATGTAGTTGCTCAGTTAGAAGATAGCTTAAGAGACAGGAGATTGGAgatactacaacttttttttttacatcttatTCACGTACTCCCTATTATAACTGGCGTACCTCAGGGTacgcataccccactttgggaacataGGGTGGTGATTTGATACCAGTCCTCTTTGATTCCTCTCCTTTCCTGTAAATAGCGTGTAAAGCACACTGTACATTTTAACATCTTATGAgtcattgatgtgaaatggGACGGTGTAGGCTTTGGGACATTTCCTGGTTGCATCACATTTGTCAGCCACATTTTAAGGATCCCTGGAGCTTTGTCAGATTGGGACAGCCTTTGCGCACCGCAATGACGTCATGCACCCTACAAATGAGCACTGGAAGGATGCAGACCCCAAAATGGAACACAGCTAAGTGCAACTTCTTAATCTATGTTTTAGATCATAAAACATGTTAGCatcttgctaatacatggaaacaagaaCTGGAAGTCGGCTCTGTCGCTATATGTCATCACCGGTTGACTctatagttctttgctaactaagaCAGTTACACCGCAGGTCTCAAAAGCGTTAACACAAACACGGTTTTATAGttctacaattatagttttacacacaaaacaattctaaatgcatataaatgacaaatgagagggataaacatttaaggtttttttttttttttaccttcactgaagacattaTGACAAAGACACCgtatggcagcgagatcaacatggacactcttcgtgttttgccatacGTTTttcttcaatagtgtttcttcttcttcttaatcAAATGCTGGTACGTTTTATTTGGCTACATTTTTCGTTATTTTGCgtgatcaaaataaaagcagagacTAAAACTAAGAAACACtcctgaatttaagaaataactcatgacaaaacacaaaggtggtgtagATGTTGACTTTGTTGCCACATCgtatctttgtaaattttcatgtcttcaacaaaggtaaaagtaaccataaatgttaatttatccctttcattcatccttTATATGCATTCAtaagcattttgaattgttttctgcatgtaaaactataattatacaGGGGAGCCTGTAGGAGAACCTTTAGggaaagcagtggttctcaaatattttctgttatgcccccaccgggggacagaaatgttttcagactgaaaacaaatgtacagactgaactcgaaactgaaaccagcaaaatgcaacaaaatggaaagcagtgaagcatacaaaaaGGTATTTAAGAGTGAAATTGCATGCTAAGTATGACAAATgaatacatgttggcaggtctgcacaaatattgaaagtcctccctgcctctcaaaAGTACACAACTTCTTGGAGACACTCTGTcggagacaaacacagctcatttgtataaagctacagacacacaaaacggtaTGTTCCCATTGAgtcttactaaaagcacttttaaaatgaagcatCAAGGCTAACACACCTCCAGTACACTACAGTTGCACCTATGATACTTATTTTAAAAACCTGAATAATACTatgtataatatgggacctttaatttACATTAAAAGATCTTCTCACCTCTAAACTCTTTAGCTTCTTCTCCACCTCGACAGCTTTCTCATGCTCGGACATCAGCTGTAACCGCTCGTCCATCAACTCTTCATTCACACtctaaaatgacaacacaaacgcTGATATAGCTAGTCTGTAAGCTATCCCACCACTTTGCAGGTGTCTGTCTGACCTGCAGTTGGCTGCTATGGATGACGGACTGGTTGCTCAGCTCCAGGCGGAGAGCCTCCACCTCCTCGCGGCTTCTGTCCTGCACGGTCTCCATCTCCTCCTGGGCCTTGCTGAGCTCTTCCTGCAGCTTCTGCGTGGTCGCCCACAGCTCCTCCTCACGATGGAGCTTGCTAAGAAGCTGCTGGTTCTCCCGGCGGAGCTGCTCAGTGCGAGCGTCCAACCTCGTCTCCTCCTTGGAGGCCTCGTCCTCCAGCTCTCGCAGCCTCCTAGAGAGGCTCTCCCAGCGCAGGTGAGCCTCCTCCTTCTCGGCTGTGAGCATGCACACGCGAACTCCCAGTTCCGCGGTTTCAGTGTTGGCCCGGTGTAGAGCTTCCCTGGAGTCACTGTTCTCCAGACACATGGCGTCATAGCGCTGCTTGAGCTTGTGAAGCTCCTCTCTCGAGGATGTCACCTCCGCAGCAAGACCCGCCCGAGCCTGGGCCTCACCATCTCGCTCGCGGATCAGCATTTCCTCACGCTCGCGAGAACGCAGAATCTCATCTACGTGCCGCCGGTTGAGTTCCTCCACTTGAGCCTTGAGTTGTTCTGTCAAGACTCTAAGATCCTCTCTGGAGGCCTCAGTCACCTCCTGTAGGGCCTGAGCTTTCATTCTCTCCTCCGTCCCAGAAAGGAGCTGAGCCCTGAGATCCACAACTTCCTCCCTGAGCCGGTGCACCTCCTTCAGGTTGAGCTCGAGTTGAGCCTCAGCAATCACCAGCCTGAAAGGAGCCTCTTTGCTCTCAGATGTCAGATGTTCCTCGTGAAGCTTTAGTGTTTTCTCATTGCTCTCAGCCGCTCCTTTTTCATCGTGCAACTCTAAGGCCCTGCTCTCCAGCACTTCAGCTCGACCCTTCAGAAGATCACATTTTGCCGTCTGCTCTCTGAGCTTCTCCTCCCTTTCTTGGAGCTTCATGAGCAGCTCTGCATGGCTTCTTTGGGACTCTGTGAGGTTCTCATCCAAATTGGACACTGTGACTTTAAGCAAGTTCAGCTCCTCTTGGGCTTCAGCCAGTTGTTCTTTCAAAGAGGACTGAATCTCTCGAAGCTCCCTGTTATCCTGCTGTACGCTCTTCAATTCAGTCCCTGACCGCTCCTTCTCAAGAAGAGCCTTCTGGACAAGCTCCTCCAAATGGCGGTTTTCGTCTAGAAGCTTCTTCTCACGGTCTTCCACACACAGCTCAGCAGCCTCCACCCTTCCCCTGAGATACCTCTCGGAAACTCTCACAGCAGTGAGCTGGTCTAACAAGGCTTCCCTGCTGCGAGTCAGTTCGACAATGCTCTCCTCGCTCTTTTTAACAGCTTGCAGTAGTGTGGCGTTTAACTCCATAAGCTTGCAGTCCTTGGGTTTGTATTTCTCGAGGTTCCCAGTTTGTTCGCAGATGTCGTCTTCAGCAGCTTTAGAAATCAGACTTTCATTCTGGACTTTCAGCTTCTCCAAACGTTCTTCCAAGTGCTTGATCCTCTCTGAGCTGACAGCAAGTTCTCGCTCTCTGTTATTCAGAGTTTTTCGCAGATCCAGCACTTGAACCCCTAGGGTTTCATTCTGGCTATCTCTGACGCTACATCGCCGCTCAATCTCGTCACGTTCCTCCTGCAGCCTCCTCCTCAGTTCCTCCGCTTGCCGTTCTCTGCACTCCAGTGAGGCCTGCAAGTGCTGAAGCTGCGCTCTCAAGTTTCCGCTCTCCTTCTCTTTCAATGTCAAGGCTCCCTGAATGCGACCAACGGCGCCTTGgagctcctccagccgcttgaGGGTGTTCTCGCGCTCGTCTTGGGCCCTGGATTTGACATCGGCCAGCTTCTCCGTGCTGGTTCTCAACTCCTCTTCCCGCAGTTTCAGCTCCTGAGACAGATGCTCTAAATGTCTGGCTCTGTCTTCAGCATCCCTCTTGGCCTCCAGCCTCTCCTCCTTCGCAGTCTTCAGTTTCTCCAGGAGTTCCTGAATCTTCCAGGCCGAATCGCAATagcttgttgtttgttttccctTTTCTTTAAAAGCCTCATCCAGCTTTGACAGacgtttcatgtttttgttctcAGTAGCTGTCAGTCTATTCTGAAGCTCATTGTTTTTACCTTCCCAACATGTCTGATAGTGACTACTAACATCCATGTTTGTCGTAAGCGAGGGGGCTGTGGTCTTCTGAACTTCTACCAACTGGCCATGAAGGTTATTTACGACATCTTTCAGCTGTGCCGCCTCTTTGTCCAGTTCCTCCACCCGTGCCAGAAGCTTGTGCTGCCTTAGCTCGGAATGATCGAGTTTGACGCGGAGATTCTCTGCAAAACTGCGAGGGGAGACTTCTCCCTGTCCTCCAAGTTCACCTAGGTGACTCAAGTCTGGGACTGGGACATCCTGAGCCTGGATGCCAGATGGAACATAAGACCTtcattagggttgggcattgtttgaatttgaacgattctggTTCTGATTCAGATTCCTTATTTCGATTCCGGTTCTTAACGATTCTCCATTCTGATGCTCTTATGAGGCAGTGTCATAAAAGTATGCATGGTTTAATTGAGCGTGCTTACCGGAGTTCTTtctggatgaaatgtctgaacttcccaatgaatttttttttatatgaactTTTAGCAGTATCAACTGTACTATGAATTTTTCACAGGGATATTTTCAACCAATATATAAAtgtcaaaccattcaacttgaatataaaagGTTATGAttcttctttttacaggagtgcactttcacaaaagatgtttacttttgaaaagtagtatactttgtttgctgcctcaatgttggcgtaagctatttttatgacacccttattttgttaccacaaataaacaggatgtagcccaaagcactcttattttgaaggctggaagtgtgttgagaTGGTGTCTTGACTGTTCGTAATAGAGGCGGactgtgcacatgaataaaaatgcctAGCCGTAGCTCGTCAtttatttacaccgaacttccacaAAATCAGTGaacatcctgaaaccctcggttacaCTCATTTCTTGTTTGACATTttcctgattctgactgcttaaaGTTAGACTTAgactgttatttctacaccgtgaatcattttgttgcaaatgttacACTGAGCCGACAcctcttttttatgaagttaagacaaactttttagccgggagactcgatgcccaaccctaacccttctTACAGCTCACATCTAAACAAATACTCCATATTTTAATTAGGACTGTTAAATGATGAAAATatattgactgtattttataaacagaatatacagtatatatatatacacacacattttctttgccgcttctcctcattagggtcgcggggggtatgtatgtgtgtgtgtgtatatatatatatatatatatatatatatatatatatatatatatatatatatatatatatatatatatatatataggtgtTGTTCCCTAGATGAACGGATAGATGTGTTTGTTAATTGGAGATATGTGTATGgtattggaattgcactgctgttgatgtgttcaggtcagaatgaagttataaaagagcgtcagactctgacTATGTGGGGATGTTACACTGCGCCGCCGTCTGcagtcataacagagaggtgtggcttgccataaTGCACATGCAATAATTATAcatttctacaaatttaaattcaatgaattaaataaattagttaccactgttgacgtgttatttttgacagaccTAGTTTTAATGAGTTATACCTGGATCTGGGAATAGCTGCCGACCAGACTACTGGCACTGGAGCAAGTACTGGGAGGCCTCCACCGGAAGGATGATGAGCCAGCCCCTAATGTCCGTCTTCCATGTGAATAAAGGCAGGAAATAAAGTTGACTCATGCCAGATAACCTGACATCAAATaaaacttttcactttcacaacaaaagaggagaataaGGTGTCCAAAGTAAAGCGACACATTTTAACGGCAGCAAGAAAATGAACCGCTGCAGCAAAGTACAGACTGGAGTATAACAATAAAGCATCCAGAGCTATGGcaatgttagcatgtgtgtttacttttttAGTTTCTAGTTGCGCTTGAAACCCCGGTTGACCATGTACAGTTTATTTTTCGTGCTGTCTCTTGAAGTGATAGAAAAGATTTGACGTGTTAGAGTCGCTGGTAATGATTTGTTGCCGGCATGTTTTGCAGATTATCCGCTGTTTGGTCCGTGTTGTTTGGTCCAAACAATGGAACTCCTCTCTTGTTGCAACCAATTCCTCTTCAGGTTTTGTTGGTTTACAAAGTGGTAGTGTTGCTGCCGTTAAATTAGCTGAGCTAACCACAGCCCAGACgttaaaattacaatataaatGTAAAGGGGATTACATCATAtggtagacatttttatgttgcCCTACGATATATATTGCAATATCACACAGCAATACACAGAACTAGTTCAAAGACAAAGAGGTAACGTTCTAGAGTGGTCAAGTCAAAGCCCAATCGAGAAATTGTGGTTGGAATTCAAGAGCTGTTCACGCCTGATCCCGATGCAACCTGACAGTTTGAGCTGTTTTGCAAGAAGGAATGG
This sequence is a window from Dunckerocampus dactyliophorus isolate RoL2022-P2 chromosome 2, RoL_Ddac_1.1, whole genome shotgun sequence. Protein-coding genes within it:
- the LOC129177215 gene encoding FYVE and coiled-coil domain-containing protein 1-like isoform X1; this translates as MASCTSVGQNQLQRVIRDLHDAVLQLSKEHKEYSEPVTDDSTNLRKFFYKFEYLLQFDLKEKTTFLSQRKDYWDYFCDCLIRIKGTNDGIRFVKSIPELKTSLGKGRAFIRYSLIHQRLADTLQQCLINQKVTSDWYYARSPFLDPCLTSDIINYLYELNQIQFDVAARGYDLDVDWPAFARRTLGAGSSSFRWRPPSTCSSASSLVGSYSQIQAQDVPVPDLSHLGELGGQGEVSPRSFAENLRVKLDHSELRQHKLLARVEELDKEAAQLKDVVNNLHGQLVEVQKTTAPSLTTNMDVSSHYQTCWEGKNNELQNRLTATENKNMKRLSKLDEAFKEKGKQTTSYCDSAWKIQELLEKLKTAKEERLEAKRDAEDRARHLEHLSQELKLREEELRTSTEKLADVKSRAQDERENTLKRLEELQGAVGRIQGALTLKEKESGNLRAQLQHLQASLECRERQAEELRRRLQEERDEIERRCSVRDSQNETLGVQVLDLRKTLNNRERELAVSSERIKHLEERLEKLKVQNESLISKAAEDDICEQTGNLEKYKPKDCKLMELNATLLQAVKKSEESIVELTRSREALLDQLTAVRVSERYLRGRVEAAELCVEDREKKLLDENRHLEELVQKALLEKERSGTELKSVQQDNRELREIQSSLKEQLAEAQEELNLLKVTVSNLDENLTESQRSHAELLMKLQEREEKLREQTAKCDLLKGRAEVLESRALELHDEKGAAESNEKTLKLHEEHLTSESKEAPFRLVIAEAQLELNLKEVHRLREEVVDLRAQLLSGTEERMKAQALQEVTEASREDLRVLTEQLKAQVEELNRRHVDEILRSREREEMLIRERDGEAQARAGLAAEVTSSREELHKLKQRYDAMCLENSDSREALHRANTETAELGVRVCMLTAEKEEAHLRWESLSRRLRELEDEASKEETRLDARTEQLRRENQQLLSKLHREEELWATTQKLQEELSKAQEEMETVQDRSREEVEALRLELSNQSVIHSSQLQSVNEELMDERLQLMSEHEKAVEVEKKLKSLEAEAQRSRQQLVEKNIQMAQSENLIQQQKDVLIHLRMALSRCEEDMEGVQLDSQELRNTLRMLTLDKENFDPRMPSEVDHLYCIAVEERIVKLIRNMDDLWQKMDAVELEKKLHDEDTERDIHCCQSCHTSFGWRRRKYTCRFCSLPFCQYCLLSAGSHQQGGAKELCCRDCCNQHGIEAERPLQEDVTRTITPASAFSRLLQPLRAVTNFSEGADDKVEDGVFDIITEEEVSGVYVSGAFSTACTPGHRQQEAAQESSSITRTGDVPSEDTTEGHRDGAVQDAEICLLKSGELMLAFPFTLEDISIFGDTPQELFIKASCYSTIPISTGWPGATVTWTFTSEPKGISFSVVFRESAETPLEQSKVLIPLTRCNSHKETINGEMKVRNAGEYTLIFDNSFSRFISKRVMYHLALDKPAAACDSSDLL
- the LOC129177215 gene encoding FYVE and coiled-coil domain-containing protein 1-like isoform X2, whose product is MASCTSVGQNQLQRVIRDLHDAVLQLSKEHKEYSEPVTDDSTNLRKFFYKFEYLLQFDLKEKTTFLSQRKDYWDYFCDCLIRIKGTNDGIRFVKSIPELKTSLGKGRAFIRYSLIHQRLADTLQQCLINQKVTSDWYYARSPFLDPCLTSDIINYLYELNQIQFDVAARGYDLDVDWPAFARRTLGAGSSSFRWRPPSTCSSASSLVGSYSQIQAQDVPVPDLSHLGELGGQGEVSPRSFAENLRVKLDHSELRQHKLLARVEELDKEAAQLKDVVNNLHGQLVEVQKTTAPSLTTNMDVSSHYQTCWEGKNNELQNRLTATENKNMKRLSKLDEAFKEKGKQTTSYCDSAWKIQELLEKLKTAKEERLEAKRDAEDRARHLEHLSQELKLREEELRTSTEKLADVKSRAQDERENTLKRLEELQGAVGRIQGALTLKEKESGNLRAQLQHLQASLECRERQAEELRRRLQEERDEIERRCSVRDSQNETLGVQVLDLRKTLNNRERELAVSSERIKHLEERLEKLKVQNESLISKAAEDDICEQTGNLEKYKPKDCKLMELNATLLQAVKKSEESIVELTRSREALLDQLTAVRVSERYLRGRVEAAELCVEDREKKLLDENRHLEELVQKALLEKERSGTELKSVQQDNRELREIQSSLKEQLAEAQEELNLLKVTVSNLDENLTESQRSHAELLMKLQEREEKLREQTAKCDLLKGRAEVLESRALELHDEKGAAESNEKTLKLHEEHLTSESKEAPFRLVIAEAQLELNLKEVHRLREEVVDLRAQLLSGTEERMKAQALQEVTEASREDLRVLTEQLKAQVEELNRRHVDEILRSREREEMLIRERDGEAQARAGLAAEVTSSREELHKLKQRYDAMCLENSDSREALHRANTETAELGVRVCMLTAEKEEAHLRWESLSRRLRELEDEASKEETRLDARTEQLRRENQQLLSKLHREEELWATTQKLQEELSKAQEEMETVQDRSREEVEALRLELSNQSVIHSSQLQSVNEELMDERLQLMSEHEKAVEVEKKLKSLEAEAQRSRQQLVEKNIQMAQSENLIQQQKDVLIHLRMALSRCEEDMEGVQLDSQELRNTLRMLTLDKENFDPRMPSEVDHLYCIAVEERIVKLIRNMDDLWQKMDAVELEKKLHDEDTERDIHCCQSCHTSFGWRRRKYTCRFCSLPFCQYCLLSAGSHQQGGAKELCCRDCCNQHGIEAERPLQEDVTRTITPASAFSRLLQPLRAVTNFSEDDKVEDGVFDIITEEEVSGVYVSGAFSTACTPGHRQQEAAQESSSITRTGDVPSEDTTEGHRDGAVQDAEICLLKSGELMLAFPFTLEDISIFGDTPQELFIKASCYSTIPISTGWPGATVTWTFTSEPKGISFSVVFRESAETPLEQSKVLIPLTRCNSHKETINGEMKVRNAGEYTLIFDNSFSRFISKRVMYHLALDKPAAACDSSDLL
- the LOC129177215 gene encoding FYVE and coiled-coil domain-containing protein 1-like isoform X3, with the translated sequence MASCTSVGQNQLQRVIRDLHDAVLQLSKEHKEYSEPVTDDSTNLRKFFYKFEYLLQFDLKEKTTFLSQRKDYWDYFCDCLIRIKGTNDGIRFVKSIPELKTSLGKGRAFIRYSLIHQRLADTLQQCLINQKVTRRTLGAGSSSFRWRPPSTCSSASSLVGSYSQIQAQDVPVPDLSHLGELGGQGEVSPRSFAENLRVKLDHSELRQHKLLARVEELDKEAAQLKDVVNNLHGQLVEVQKTTAPSLTTNMDVSSHYQTCWEGKNNELQNRLTATENKNMKRLSKLDEAFKEKGKQTTSYCDSAWKIQELLEKLKTAKEERLEAKRDAEDRARHLEHLSQELKLREEELRTSTEKLADVKSRAQDERENTLKRLEELQGAVGRIQGALTLKEKESGNLRAQLQHLQASLECRERQAEELRRRLQEERDEIERRCSVRDSQNETLGVQVLDLRKTLNNRERELAVSSERIKHLEERLEKLKVQNESLISKAAEDDICEQTGNLEKYKPKDCKLMELNATLLQAVKKSEESIVELTRSREALLDQLTAVRVSERYLRGRVEAAELCVEDREKKLLDENRHLEELVQKALLEKERSGTELKSVQQDNRELREIQSSLKEQLAEAQEELNLLKVTVSNLDENLTESQRSHAELLMKLQEREEKLREQTAKCDLLKGRAEVLESRALELHDEKGAAESNEKTLKLHEEHLTSESKEAPFRLVIAEAQLELNLKEVHRLREEVVDLRAQLLSGTEERMKAQALQEVTEASREDLRVLTEQLKAQVEELNRRHVDEILRSREREEMLIRERDGEAQARAGLAAEVTSSREELHKLKQRYDAMCLENSDSREALHRANTETAELGVRVCMLTAEKEEAHLRWESLSRRLRELEDEASKEETRLDARTEQLRRENQQLLSKLHREEELWATTQKLQEELSKAQEEMETVQDRSREEVEALRLELSNQSVIHSSQLQSVNEELMDERLQLMSEHEKAVEVEKKLKSLEAEAQRSRQQLVEKNIQMAQSENLIQQQKDVLIHLRMALSRCEEDMEGVQLDSQELRNTLRMLTLDKENFDPRMPSEVDHLYCIAVEERIVKLIRNMDDLWQKMDAVELEKKLHDEDTERDIHCCQSCHTSFGWRRRKYTCRFCSLPFCQYCLLSAGSHQQGGAKELCCRDCCNQHGIEAERPLQEDVTRTITPASAFSRLLQPLRAVTNFSEGADDKVEDGVFDIITEEEVSGVYVSGAFSTACTPGHRQQEAAQESSSITRTGDVPSEDTTEGHRDGAVQDAEICLLKSGELMLAFPFTLEDISIFGDTPQELFIKASCYSTIPISTGWPGATVTWTFTSEPKGISFSVVFRESAETPLEQSKVLIPLTRCNSHKETINGEMKVRNAGEYTLIFDNSFSRFISKRVMYHLALDKPAAACDSSDLL